In Acropora muricata isolate sample 2 unplaced genomic scaffold, ASM3666990v1 scaffold_721, whole genome shotgun sequence, a single genomic region encodes these proteins:
- the LOC136906968 gene encoding uncharacterized protein — MFRTPSNILVVGPSGSGKTVFVSELLKEPHRYFRPVPKRVHYCYGAMQPLLQTLCNDYKVGLHEGLPTTTDLTRWFGNNGGILVLDDLMAERGNDKQVLDLFTKHSHHRNITVIYLCQDMFPREKYAKTINRQAHYIVAFKSPRDKLGLKNLLLQAFLNRWKDVMDVFDRATRRPFGYIMLDLHPASDDRMRVFADLLHKEGITKGYSIKEVDENGSTRAT; from the coding sequence ATGTTTCGCACCCCATCCAACATTTTGGTGGTCGGTCCCTCGGGCAGCGGCAAGACCGTGTTCGTGTcggaattgttgaaagaacccCATCGGTATTTTCGACCCGTGCCTAAACGTGTGCATTATTGTTATGGGGCCATGCAACCGTTATTGCAAACATTGTGCAATGACTACAAGGTCGGACTGCACGAAGGGTTACCCACTACGACCGATCTGACACGATGGTTTGGGAACAACGGTGGGATCTTGGTCTTGGACGATCTGATGGCCGAAAGGGGGAACGACAAACAAGTGTTGGATCTATTCACCAAACATTCACATCATCGAAACATCACGGTGATTTACTTGTGTCAAGACATGTTTCCACGCGAAAAATATGCCAAGACCATCAATCGTCAAGCGCATTACATCGTGGCCTTCAAGAGCCCTCGCGATAAATTGGGTCTGAAGAATTTACTCTTGCAAGCGTTCCTGAATCGATGGAAAGACGTGATGGACGTCTTTGACAGAGCCACGCGGCGACCGTTTGGGTACATCATGTTGGATTTACATCCGGCGTCGGACGATCGTATGCGTGTGTTTGCGGATCTGCTACATAAAGAGGGTATCACGAAAGGTTAC